Below is a genomic region from Flavobacterium ginsengisoli.
ACGCTAATAACTGCAGCAGTTCCTGCTCCGAAGATTTCTTTCAAAGATCCGTTTTTAGCGGCTTCAACCAATTCTGAAACAATTACTGGGCGAACTTCAACTTTTAATCCTTCTTTTTCTGCCATTGCAATTAAACTTTTTCTGGTAACACCATCTAAAATTCTTTCGCTTGTTGGAGCAGTTAATAAAGTATCATTAATTCTGAAGAAAACGTTCATTGTTCCAGCTTCTTCTAATTTTGTGTGTGTTGCATCATCTGTCCAGATAACTTGTTGAAAACCATCTTTGTTCGCCAAGTTAGTTGGGTAAAACTGAGCGACATAGTTTCCGGCAGCTTTTGCAGCACCGATTCCACCATTTGCGGCTCTACTGAAATGCTCAGCAATGATAACTTTTACTTCTCCTCCATAATATGCTTTTGCAGGAGAAAGTAAAATCATAAATTTATATTCGTCAGAAGGATTTGCAATAACTCCAGGACCTGTAGCAATCATAAATGGACGAATGTACATACTAGCTCCGTTTCCTCTTTGGATCCAATCTTTATCTAATTTCAATAATTCATTTAAACCATCCATAAAAATAGCTTCAGGAACTTCTGGCATTGCCATTCTTACAGCCGATTTATTGAAACGGTTGAAGTTTTCATCTGGTCTAAACAACCAAACATCATTATTGTCATCTTTATAAGCTTTCATTCCTTCAAAAATTGCTTGTCCGTAATGGAAGACTTTTGATGACGGGTCCATTAAAATAGGAGCATAAGGCTTAATGA
It encodes:
- a CDS encoding branched-chain amino acid aminotransferase, producing the protein MSTTQTSKIEIIKATSTKINEVDFDNLSFGAVFTDHLFECDFKNGQWQNPVIKPYAPILMDPSSKVFHYGQAIFEGMKAYKDDNNDVWLFRPDENFNRFNKSAVRMAMPEVPEAIFMDGLNELLKLDKDWIQRGNGASMYIRPFMIATGPGVIANPSDEYKFMILLSPAKAYYGGEVKVIIAEHFSRAANGGIGAAKAAGNYVAQFYPTNLANKDGFQQVIWTDDATHTKLEEAGTMNVFFRINDTLLTAPTSERILDGVTRKSLIAMAEKEGLKVEVRPVIVSELVEAAKNGSLKEIFGAGTAAVISVIKGFSYKDEYFEMAPIENSYASFLKEKLTNLQNKLSEDTYGWTVKVQ